From a single Streptomyces aurantiacus genomic region:
- a CDS encoding helicase associated domain-containing protein has protein sequence MTADQPTPTAHDQAINNRTRLTHNRCHQHAHSQTLGIEPAAEGEAAGPVRRSQDERWNTNLAAARQFRDREGHLRPARKHVEMINVGGGGEGDQEAVKLGAWLDNTRRRAAKLSPDRRAALDVLGMRW, from the coding sequence CAATCAACAACCGAACACGGCTGACGCACAACCGCTGCCACCAACACGCCCACTCACAGACGCTCGGCATCGAACCCGCCGCGGAGGGCGAGGCGGCCGGGCCGGTACGGCGGTCGCAGGACGAACGCTGGAACACCAACCTCGCCGCCGCCCGCCAGTTCCGGGACCGCGAAGGCCACCTGCGGCCCGCCCGCAAGCACGTCGAAATGATCAACGTGGGCGGTGGTGGGGAGGGCGATCAGGAGGCCGTGAAGCTCGGGGCATGGCTCGACAACACCCGCCGAAGGGCCGCCAAGCTCAGCCCGGACCGGCGAGCAGCACTCGACGTCCTCGGCATGCGCTGGTAG